The sequence AGATGGAAGTGCACTTTATAGCAGGTGACACTGGTCCTTTCGAGTGACATGGAAGACGGCAGACAACTTTTCTGCTTGACTAACAGCCTTACAGAGGACCCCAACTAAGCAGGACTCGCGAGATACTTCGTACTCGCTCGGGCGCGTGCCTTATATCTCCGCCGTGAACGACGGAGTTTTACGGCACAAGGGATAAACAAAAACGCCAAACCATACGAATGAAGCTGTACGAGGACCTTGCTGCTGACGGTCTCAGGATACCCGATCTGGTCAAATCGCTGCGCAAAATGCTGGCTAAGGATCAACCCGGATTCGCCAAGCAGGTTGGAATCAGCCTGGCCACTTTAAGGAAGATCGAACAAGACCGCGGCAACGTAACGATGGATTCCGTCCGCAAAATTCTGGATCGTTACGATCTCGATCTTGTCGTCACGGTGCGGAAAAAGAGCTGATACCGATACTCCACAGTGCTTGCCGCAACTAAGTCCCGATCGGGTACTAAAAAGTCTGAATTTCCATTTTTTACACCCTTTAGGGTATAATTAAGTAGAAATAGCATTAATTGCACCCGATCGGGTACAACCGCTTGGAACATGCCGTTGTTAAAGAGAAAATCCTCACAAATCGAAGCCTCCCTGGGGCCGCTAGCGAAGTTCGTGCGGAGTCGCCGCGCTAAGCTTGGCTACACCCAGGAGGAATTAGCCCAGCGGGTGGGAGTTGGGTTGCGCTTCATACGTGAATTGGAGACCGGCAAACCCACTCTTAGGATGGACAAGGTAAATCAGGTCTTGAATTACTTCGGAGCCGAGCTTGCGCCTCAGCCGCTACCGCGCGAGAGTTGAATGCGTAAAGGTTATGTATACATTAATGACGCCAAGGTCGGCGCCATCGTCGAAACGATCGATGGCGATTTTACCTTCACATACGATCCCAGCCATTTAAAAAAAGAGAAAGCCTTGGCCGTTAGTCGGACCTTACCGCTCAGGTCTGAGCCTTACCGTAGCGCCACATTATTTCCTTTTTTCGATGGTCTGATCCCCGAAGGATGGCTACTTGATGTCGCCAGCCGCAACTGGAAGGTGGCTGCAACAGATCGTATGGGAATGCTACTTGCGGCCTGCGAGGATTGCATTGGCAACGTCAGTGTGCGCCAAGCGCCAGAGGATCCAACGCAATGAAATGCCTTAAATGCTGCCAACCTGTAGATTCGGGAGATTTTCACACTAGCTGCGCTCTAGAAATATTTGGCCAAAAGGTGACACCTCATCTTGCCACCACCGAAGACGAACTTGAGACTTTCGCCAAGGATCTTGTATCGCGGCGGATAGCTGTAACCGGGGTCCAGCGCAAGCTCTCGCTGGAGTTAAGCCGATCGACTCCAGATCGTTTCACTATCGTAGGCGCACTCGGTGGCAATTATATTCTTAAGCCACCGAGCCATGAATATCCGGCGTTGCCAGAGAACGAACATCTGACCATGACCTTAGCGGGAGCGTTTGGCATCAAGACGGCAACCCACAGCTTAATACGCATGGCTGACGGCAAATTGGCTTATTTAACTAAGAGATTTGACCGAGCTAACCACCAAAAAATCGCAGTCGAAGATTTGTGCCAACTATCAGAAGTCATGACGGAGCAGAAATACCGCAGCTCGCATGAGCGCGTTGCCAAGCAGATCAAAAAGTACTCCACCATCCCAGGTGATGATCTGCTACGGTACTTTGAACTAACACTTTTCTGCTTTCTCACCGGCAATGCCGATATGCATCTTAAAAACTTCGCTATGATGCAGGATCAGGATGATTTCGTCCTGACAC comes from Deltaproteobacteria bacterium and encodes:
- a CDS encoding HipA domain-containing protein; this encodes MKCLKCCQPVDSGDFHTSCALEIFGQKVTPHLATTEDELETFAKDLVSRRIAVTGVQRKLSLELSRSTPDRFTIVGALGGNYILKPPSHEYPALPENEHLTMTLAGAFGIKTATHSLIRMADGKLAYLTKRFDRANHQKIAVEDLCQLSEVMTEQKYRSSHERVAKQIKKYSTIPGDDLLRYFELTLFCFLTGNADMHLKNFAMMQDQDDFVLTPAYDLLSTRLILEESIDPEELALSLNGKKSKLTRHDFLRFAENIGILDRVAVSVIARFSDSLDQAQDLIRLSFLPPKLQGQFAGILQERMSRMVLG
- a CDS encoding helix-turn-helix transcriptional regulator; this translates as MGPLAKFVRSRRAKLGYTQEELAQRVGVGLRFIRELETGKPTLRMDKVNQVLNYFGAELAPQPLPRES
- a CDS encoding phosphatidylinositol kinase; this translates as MRKGYVYINDAKVGAIVETIDGDFTFTYDPSHLKKEKALAVSRTLPLRSEPYRSATLFPFFDGLIPEGWLLDVASRNWKVAATDRMGMLLAACEDCIGNVSVRQAPEDPTQ
- a CDS encoding helix-turn-helix domain-containing protein; protein product: MKLYEDLAADGLRIPDLVKSLRKMLAKDQPGFAKQVGISLATLRKIEQDRGNVTMDSVRKILDRYDLDLVVTVRKKS